The following proteins are co-located in the Pedobacter sp. FW305-3-2-15-E-R2A2 genome:
- a CDS encoding PepSY-associated TM helix domain-containing protein — protein MPLSNFKKTTHFLHLWLGLFSGLVVFILGLTGAIYAFSDEIKEWVYQDRLYVEAPAGAARLPLSKLLPIAEQAMGKDRKISRGELSQAKGRTYMFRAMKLNRKAFGYWNYYEYYHKVYLNPYTGQVVFKENAKREFFTVVLALHMNLLMGDNVGHFIIRWSVVCFVVLLLSGMVLWWPKKWKRKQLKKNFKVKWDAKFKRLNYDLHNVFGFYSLLVLLIIALTGLMWSFELTTEKKSKVLSDTTKIVDMMPADLILNQALKASPKTAYFLYNFPVAKSGTVNVSAYQSDMNLYDRVQYRFDRYSGKLLQKGLEFNKQAIGAQLISMNYDLHTGSALGLTGKILAFFAGLIAMGLPVTGFLIWWKREK, from the coding sequence ATGCCACTTTCAAATTTTAAGAAAACCACACACTTTTTACACCTCTGGCTCGGATTGTTTTCCGGGCTGGTGGTGTTTATACTCGGACTTACCGGTGCCATCTACGCCTTCAGCGATGAAATCAAAGAATGGGTGTATCAAGACAGGTTATATGTGGAGGCTCCGGCAGGTGCTGCAAGATTGCCATTAAGCAAGTTGTTACCAATAGCGGAACAGGCAATGGGTAAAGACCGCAAAATTTCACGTGGGGAGCTTTCGCAGGCTAAGGGCCGTACGTATATGTTTCGGGCGATGAAGCTCAACAGGAAGGCCTTTGGTTATTGGAATTATTACGAGTATTATCATAAGGTTTATCTGAATCCTTATACCGGACAAGTGGTATTTAAGGAAAATGCCAAAAGGGAGTTTTTTACCGTGGTACTCGCCTTGCACATGAACCTGTTGATGGGCGATAATGTTGGGCATTTCATTATACGCTGGTCGGTGGTTTGTTTTGTTGTTTTATTGCTGTCGGGTATGGTGTTGTGGTGGCCAAAGAAATGGAAACGGAAGCAGTTGAAGAAGAATTTTAAGGTGAAATGGGATGCGAAGTTCAAACGCCTGAACTACGATTTACACAATGTATTTGGCTTTTATAGTCTTTTGGTTTTATTGATCATTGCATTGACGGGATTAATGTGGTCCTTTGAACTGACGACAGAGAAGAAGTCAAAGGTCTTGTCTGATACCACAAAGATAGTCGACATGATGCCGGCAGACCTGATTTTGAATCAGGCACTGAAAGCATCTCCGAAAACGGCTTATTTCCTGTATAATTTTCCCGTTGCAAAAAGCGGAACGGTAAATGTTTCCGCCTACCAAAGCGACATGAATCTATACGATCGGGTACAGTACCGCTTTGATCGCTACAGTGGCAAGTTGCTGCAAAAAGGGCTGGAGTTTAACAAGCAGGCGATAGGAGCACAGCTCATTTCGATGAATTATGATCTTCATACAGGCAGTGCCTTGGGACTGACAGGGAAAATATTGGCTTTCTTTGCAGGACTGATTGCTATGGGATTACCGGTTACCGGTTTTCTGATTTGGTGGAAAAGGGAGAAGTAG
- a CDS encoding phospholipase D-like domain-containing protein gives MLTENAQLDQQVLHNNKEIFSRIVEELEGAEFEILIATAWFTDDELFDIIKRKAIQNINISLIIADNQENLKLDFDELALLGVSVTRIKNVGYGMMNQKFCVIDKRVALHGSYNWSVNARKNNHESIIVTNHAETVANLITNFNDINQKASMPRAETVVPSPPELSTVELKIENHSAKEHAILEFTKVLDSMIAAEIGNFDRKMLRGQGYERSRFNNGDHQVLTKSLDTVYSVFINDIDVVDDKKRRLITKIDEQEVKSINTFEENLNLQLQTAEAASENETLNAKNTLISLRSESEKNKQEIQGLKTDKITFHEKEVAGIKERIRDAQRNFIAPKFKWYEFIPVVFANISLVTYLFIFYSSACYILLFAVEDSKAAKAAGLDSIPMEIFNPKALSLTFSKGVAGVIFILLFVSIPIFCALIKLFTKKQWIAVLMFIVGIGFIDVAIAYKVSAAIYETKFDGGYENEKWQMTMAFGDPNFYLVFLLGASGLIMLKFAFEKLISIFEERNPDIATLKNSLLIKQMDEDVKLQEEKILLIKANVYSIEAINIGLDAQYKITEARLEAIPNKLNLLREIKKTDLITGKQHIRDISTIYKSHVENDHLPISIDSLNDRINIFLEGWNDYLHEEYAVLKAIEKSREAFDTAVRWQNEKISSTQIDKRIKI, from the coding sequence ATGCTTACAGAAAACGCTCAACTTGATCAACAGGTATTGCACAATAATAAAGAGATTTTTTCTCGTATCGTCGAAGAGCTCGAAGGAGCTGAATTCGAGATTTTAATTGCTACTGCCTGGTTTACTGATGATGAGTTATTTGACATCATCAAACGTAAGGCCATCCAGAATATAAATATATCGCTGATTATAGCAGACAATCAGGAGAATCTTAAACTGGATTTCGACGAACTTGCTTTGTTGGGCGTTTCGGTAACCAGGATAAAAAACGTCGGATATGGGATGATGAATCAGAAGTTTTGCGTAATTGACAAGCGGGTTGCACTTCATGGTTCCTACAACTGGTCAGTAAATGCAAGGAAAAATAATCATGAAAGCATTATTGTAACCAATCACGCAGAAACGGTAGCGAATTTAATTACCAACTTTAACGACATCAACCAGAAAGCCTCGATGCCTCGGGCTGAAACAGTTGTACCCAGCCCCCCTGAACTTTCCACTGTCGAATTAAAAATCGAAAATCACAGCGCTAAAGAACATGCCATTTTGGAATTTACCAAGGTACTCGATTCTATGATAGCTGCTGAAATTGGTAACTTTGACCGTAAAATGCTGAGGGGGCAGGGGTATGAGCGTTCCAGATTTAATAATGGGGATCACCAGGTACTCACCAAGTCTCTTGATACGGTTTATTCTGTTTTCATTAATGACATCGATGTGGTTGATGATAAGAAGAGACGTTTAATTACAAAGATTGATGAGCAGGAAGTGAAGAGCATTAATACCTTCGAGGAAAACCTGAATTTACAATTACAGACGGCTGAAGCAGCATCTGAAAACGAAACTTTAAATGCAAAAAATACCCTCATCAGCCTAAGGTCAGAGAGCGAAAAAAATAAACAGGAAATTCAGGGCCTTAAAACAGATAAAATCACCTTTCATGAAAAAGAGGTGGCAGGGATTAAAGAGCGCATACGCGATGCACAGCGGAATTTCATTGCACCAAAATTTAAATGGTATGAGTTTATTCCGGTAGTTTTTGCCAATATAAGTCTGGTCACTTATCTTTTTATTTTTTATTCTTCTGCATGTTATATTCTATTATTTGCTGTTGAGGATTCAAAGGCAGCTAAAGCCGCTGGGCTGGATAGTATTCCGATGGAGATATTCAATCCCAAAGCATTAAGTTTAACTTTCTCAAAGGGAGTAGCAGGGGTGATTTTTATTTTGCTGTTTGTGAGTATTCCAATCTTTTGCGCGTTGATTAAACTGTTTACCAAGAAACAGTGGATTGCTGTTCTGATGTTTATCGTTGGAATTGGTTTTATTGACGTTGCAATAGCCTATAAAGTTTCAGCTGCCATTTATGAAACTAAATTCGATGGCGGATATGAAAATGAAAAATGGCAAATGACCATGGCATTCGGCGATCCAAATTTTTACCTGGTATTTCTATTGGGTGCTTCCGGTTTAATCATGCTAAAATTCGCTTTTGAAAAATTGATATCAATCTTCGAAGAGCGCAATCCTGATATCGCCACCTTAAAAAATAGCCTGCTCATTAAACAGATGGATGAGGATGTGAAATTGCAGGAAGAAAAAATTCTTCTGATTAAAGCGAATGTTTATTCAATAGAAGCCATAAATATAGGTCTGGATGCGCAGTATAAAATAACTGAAGCCAGGCTGGAAGCCATACCCAACAAATTAAATCTGTTGAGAGAGATTAAAAAAACAGACCTGATTACTGGAAAACAACACATCAGAGATATTTCTACCATTTACAAAAGCCATGTGGAGAATGATCACCTTCCAATCTCCATCGATTCGCTTAACGACAGGATCAATATCTTCTTAGAGGGTTGGAATGATTACCTGCATGAGGAATATGCCGTATTAAAAGCAATCGAAAAATCGCGTGAGGCATTTGATACAGCTGTACGTTGGCAAAATGAAAAGATAAGTAGTACACAAATAGATAAAAGGATAAAAATCTGA
- a CDS encoding ROK family protein, giving the protein MDLSLLKDIILSESKNDKHLTHKYKILKHLFSTGSSSISALCDAVSLSTPSMLKLLTDLQNVGWIEKKGSGLSIGGRRPDLYALKNEKALIICVDIELFNTKIAILDNNCNFMTEVATVSLPISKNRTDFFSILLPHLQALQQTAAIDQNMIIGCYVGMPGLVNTEQGENYSYLIDNQENHPLVQAFEKALNLPVIIQNDMAGSAIAEFRHGLAKGKKNALVLLMDWGVGLGIIMDGKLRRGATGFAGEFGHIPFIENGALCYCGKHGCLETIASGNALSKTAKEGLLQGKNSMLNELSKEELERIKPEAIINAANRGDQYAIQLLSNVGANMGKGISILIQLFNPELIVLSGQIAKAKQYITLPMQQSINTYCMTQIREKMVIASSELGENSRLLGYATDGIDRFLEAYLLKTKKLKK; this is encoded by the coding sequence ATGGATCTTTCCTTATTAAAAGACATCATATTATCAGAAAGTAAAAACGATAAGCACCTTACCCATAAATATAAAATATTAAAGCATCTCTTTTCTACAGGATCTTCCTCTATATCCGCACTATGTGATGCTGTAAGTCTGAGTACACCAAGTATGCTAAAGCTTTTAACAGATTTGCAGAATGTGGGTTGGATAGAAAAAAAAGGAAGTGGATTGTCTATTGGCGGACGCAGGCCGGATTTATACGCTTTAAAAAATGAAAAAGCACTGATCATCTGTGTTGATATTGAGCTGTTTAACACCAAAATAGCCATTTTGGATAACAACTGTAATTTTATGACTGAGGTGGCCACTGTTTCCCTTCCGATTTCTAAAAACAGAACTGATTTCTTTTCAATTTTACTTCCACACCTTCAGGCGCTGCAACAAACAGCCGCTATTGATCAAAATATGATCATTGGTTGTTATGTAGGCATGCCTGGATTGGTGAACACAGAACAAGGCGAGAACTACAGTTACCTGATCGATAACCAGGAAAACCATCCTCTGGTACAAGCTTTTGAAAAAGCCCTTAACTTACCGGTCATCATACAGAACGATATGGCCGGATCAGCCATTGCTGAATTTCGACATGGGCTTGCAAAGGGCAAAAAAAACGCACTGGTATTGCTCATGGATTGGGGTGTCGGATTGGGAATCATCATGGATGGCAAATTAAGAAGGGGTGCTACAGGTTTTGCCGGCGAATTCGGGCACATTCCTTTCATTGAAAACGGAGCGCTTTGTTACTGTGGAAAGCACGGTTGTTTAGAAACCATTGCCTCGGGTAATGCTTTATCGAAAACCGCTAAAGAAGGGCTTCTACAAGGTAAAAACTCGATGTTAAACGAGCTATCGAAAGAAGAACTGGAAAGGATTAAACCGGAAGCAATTATAAATGCAGCAAACAGAGGCGATCAATATGCCATACAGCTGTTGTCTAACGTTGGGGCCAATATGGGCAAGGGAATCTCTATATTGATTCAGTTATTTAATCCCGAACTTATTGTGTTAAGCGGACAGATTGCCAAAGCAAAGCAGTACATTACGTTGCCCATGCAGCAATCGATAAATACTTACTGTATGACGCAGATTAGAGAAAAAATGGTGATCGCATCTTCTGAGCTTGGCGAAAATTCCAGACTTTTAGGTTATGCGACCGACGGTATCGACCGGTTTTTAGAGGCCTATCTGCTCAAAACAAAAAAATTAAAGAAATAG
- a CDS encoding Gfo/Idh/MocA family oxidoreductase, giving the protein MEPKHTNETNTRRDFIKKTAVGLAAFTIVPRYVLGGTGFIAPSDRLTKAVIGVGSMGRGHFGYDGTQVVAICDVDTRHIATAASMLDKGVKTFSDYRELLKLPEVDIVHIATPPHWHGIMAVDAANAGKDIWCEKPMTHTIGEGKRVMEAVQKHGSMFRLNTWFRFKDTFYGMGTTVKPVKKLVDSGLLGWPLKVTVGKHTGYDWKFYWVGKDNLAPQPVPPELDYDRWLGPAPYKPYNEHRVHQTFRGYWDYDGGGLSDMGQHYIDPIQYFLGKDDTSPVSVEIDAPQQHTDAVGTWRRITYTYADGCQIILDGEGKDTNVPYIEGPKGKLYPGFKSDIPDLERKLAAFPDPAPQMTDFVTSVKTRQKFALNEENGHRSCNIVNMGLVALRLGRSLKFDPVKQEFIDDEGANRLINPVMRAPFSI; this is encoded by the coding sequence ATGGAACCAAAACACACAAACGAAACCAATACCAGAAGAGATTTTATTAAAAAAACAGCCGTCGGACTGGCGGCTTTCACCATAGTGCCACGCTATGTATTAGGCGGTACAGGTTTTATAGCGCCCAGCGACCGGCTAACTAAAGCCGTAATCGGAGTAGGATCCATGGGCCGTGGCCATTTTGGCTACGATGGAACACAAGTAGTGGCCATCTGCGACGTGGATACCAGACATATTGCAACAGCAGCATCAATGTTGGATAAAGGCGTTAAAACTTTTAGTGATTACCGCGAATTGCTGAAATTACCTGAAGTAGATATTGTACACATCGCCACTCCACCTCACTGGCATGGCATTATGGCTGTTGATGCAGCCAATGCAGGCAAAGACATCTGGTGTGAAAAACCGATGACCCATACCATCGGCGAAGGTAAACGCGTGATGGAAGCCGTTCAGAAACATGGCAGCATGTTCCGTCTAAATACCTGGTTCAGATTTAAAGATACTTTTTATGGAATGGGTACAACTGTAAAGCCAGTTAAGAAATTGGTGGACAGTGGTTTATTGGGTTGGCCGTTAAAGGTTACTGTAGGTAAACATACGGGTTACGACTGGAAGTTTTATTGGGTAGGGAAGGACAATCTTGCTCCTCAGCCTGTGCCACCCGAACTGGATTACGACAGATGGCTTGGCCCGGCACCTTACAAACCGTACAATGAACACCGCGTTCATCAGACTTTCCGTGGTTATTGGGATTATGATGGCGGTGGTTTGAGTGATATGGGACAGCATTATATCGACCCGATCCAATACTTTTTAGGCAAGGATGATACAAGTCCGGTTTCTGTTGAAATAGATGCCCCGCAACAACATACGGATGCAGTTGGGACCTGGAGAAGGATTACTTATACTTATGCAGATGGCTGTCAGATCATTTTAGATGGCGAAGGAAAAGATACCAATGTCCCTTATATTGAAGGGCCTAAAGGTAAACTGTATCCTGGGTTTAAATCAGATATCCCAGACCTGGAAAGGAAACTGGCCGCATTCCCGGACCCTGCGCCGCAAATGACGGATTTTGTAACCTCTGTGAAAACCAGACAAAAGTTTGCTTTGAATGAAGAGAATGGACATCGCTCGTGTAATATTGTGAATATGGGATTGGTGGCGTTGAGACTGGGTCGTTCCTTAAAGTTTGATCCTGTAAAACAGGAGTTTATTGATGATGAAGGTGCAAACAGATTGATTAATCCAGTAATGCGTGCCCCTTTTTCTATCTAA
- a CDS encoding family 16 glycoside hydrolase yields MIRKIFFILLAVIMLQNVAQAQEKKDQRTVTTRIADLLAQMPAKDAGLLKNNINDIARLGEEGYITLITGLTAPGKGNNSLLEYAIGGFSAYVTQTGQENWRKMAVAAYCKALPKLTDPQNKSFIISQLELVGKEDAIPCLQGFLADPLLADPAGRALVKINTVASKTTLLNALSQANGAAKLSIIEALGDSRFKDAAPAINALAVSNDANTTKVALYALAYIADPSSENVLAAAAEKSGYQFESTNATADYLIYAKQLLENGNTALAEQIGKKLMSKTAADEQVRVRTSALKLLVEANKEGNQQLLLDAAGDKNALYRATALKFAVPYVTAASTGAWVKKLGQVDEEAKADLVYMLGESNAKEALPAILKLLKSKNQKVKLAAINAATNIGQEQVLGDLLQVMSKGDATDIAAVSGVIDRMKGNDIPAKVAAAIPNAKPEVQIALINILASRAANSQLNAVYAQMKSKNPQVQQAAYTALSAVVVNGDLPKLFTLLNENSGTQELAVQAAIIAAVNGPGDQTAQVDAVLQQMNTAPENKKLLYYKVLANLGGEQSLKAVSDGYASGNEQTQQVALEALSAWTDGTAAATLIKIARETKNPAFLNTAINGYLRAVKESTAPAEQKLLLLRNAMAVAQTAEQKNQILKATEQAKCFNAIVFAGKYLDDAALQQAAANAVMNITMAGEYNGELVKGLLNKTIAVITGGDSGYQKEGMRKYIAEMKAGAGFVSMFNGTDLTGWKGLVADPIKRSKMDAKTLEAEQKKADAKALDSWKVANGELQFASHGDNLVTAKKYGDFEMLVDWKIIDDKKGEGDAGIYLRGTPQVQIWDNARIKVGAQVGSGGLYNNQVNESKPLTVADNKLDEWNTFRILMKGDRVTVYLNGVLVTDNVILENYWDKNMAIFAEEQIELQAHGSPVAYRDLYIRELPRVKPFELTAQEKKEGYKVLFDGTNMHNWMGNTTDYVIEDGNIAIRPKPGKGSGGNLFTKEEFSDFVYRFEFQLTPGANNGLGIRAPLEGDAAYQGMELQILDSEAPIYKDLHIYQYHGSIYGTIPAKRGFLKPVGEWNYEEVIVKGPKIKVILNGTVILDADITEARKNGAADGQPHPGLMRNSGHIGFLGHGSPVQFRNIRIKDLSKRK; encoded by the coding sequence ATGATAAGAAAGATATTCTTTATCCTGCTAGCGGTAATCATGCTGCAAAATGTAGCACAGGCACAGGAGAAAAAAGACCAACGTACGGTAACGACGCGCATTGCTGATTTGCTCGCCCAAATGCCCGCAAAGGATGCAGGACTGCTGAAAAATAACATCAACGACATCGCTCGGCTGGGAGAAGAGGGCTATATCACACTCATTACCGGACTTACTGCGCCAGGCAAGGGAAATAACTCGCTATTGGAATATGCAATTGGCGGTTTCTCTGCGTATGTTACCCAGACCGGACAGGAAAACTGGCGAAAAATGGCCGTTGCTGCCTATTGCAAAGCTTTACCAAAGCTTACTGATCCGCAAAATAAATCATTTATCATCAGCCAGCTGGAGCTTGTGGGTAAAGAGGATGCGATTCCTTGTTTACAAGGTTTTTTAGCAGATCCTCTATTGGCAGATCCGGCAGGAAGAGCTTTGGTTAAAATCAATACTGTTGCCTCAAAAACAACATTGTTAAACGCCCTGAGCCAGGCAAATGGCGCGGCAAAACTTTCCATCATCGAAGCTTTAGGTGATAGCCGTTTTAAGGATGCTGCTCCGGCGATTAATGCCCTGGCGGTAAGTAATGATGCCAATACCACCAAGGTTGCATTATATGCACTTGCTTACATTGCAGATCCTTCTTCGGAAAATGTACTTGCTGCAGCGGCCGAAAAAAGTGGTTATCAATTTGAAAGTACCAATGCGACCGCCGATTATCTGATCTATGCAAAACAGTTGTTGGAAAATGGAAATACTGCCCTTGCAGAACAAATTGGAAAAAAACTAATGTCTAAAACTGCTGCTGATGAGCAGGTACGTGTTCGCACTTCTGCTTTAAAGCTTTTGGTGGAGGCAAATAAAGAAGGCAATCAACAGCTTCTGCTGGATGCTGCCGGCGACAAAAATGCATTGTATCGTGCTACAGCCTTAAAGTTCGCTGTTCCGTATGTAACGGCTGCTTCAACAGGGGCATGGGTTAAAAAGCTGGGACAGGTTGATGAGGAGGCGAAAGCTGATCTTGTCTATATGCTTGGCGAAAGCAATGCGAAGGAAGCTTTGCCTGCAATATTAAAATTATTGAAGAGTAAAAATCAAAAAGTTAAACTGGCGGCCATCAATGCGGCTACAAATATTGGCCAGGAACAGGTTCTTGGCGATTTACTACAGGTAATGAGCAAAGGTGATGCTACCGATATTGCTGCTGTTTCCGGAGTGATCGACCGAATGAAAGGCAATGACATTCCGGCAAAAGTTGCCGCTGCCATTCCCAATGCAAAACCGGAGGTACAGATTGCATTGATCAATATCCTTGCCTCACGTGCTGCAAATAGCCAATTGAATGCGGTTTATGCGCAAATGAAAAGTAAAAATCCGCAGGTACAACAAGCCGCATATACTGCTTTAAGTGCGGTGGTGGTAAATGGCGATTTGCCGAAGTTGTTTACTTTACTGAATGAAAATTCCGGAACGCAGGAACTGGCAGTACAAGCAGCAATTATAGCCGCAGTAAATGGCCCTGGTGATCAAACAGCACAGGTAGACGCGGTATTGCAGCAAATGAATACTGCTCCCGAAAATAAGAAACTATTATATTATAAAGTTCTTGCAAATTTAGGTGGCGAGCAGTCCTTAAAAGCCGTGTCTGATGGCTATGCTTCCGGTAATGAGCAAACTCAACAAGTGGCTTTAGAGGCTTTATCTGCCTGGACCGATGGAACTGCTGCAGCAACATTGATCAAAATTGCCCGTGAGACCAAAAATCCGGCTTTCCTGAATACCGCGATTAATGGTTATTTGCGTGCCGTAAAAGAAAGTACGGCTCCTGCAGAACAGAAATTGTTGCTGCTGCGCAATGCAATGGCAGTGGCACAAACTGCGGAACAGAAAAATCAGATCTTAAAGGCTACTGAACAAGCTAAATGTTTTAATGCGATCGTTTTTGCAGGTAAATATTTAGATGACGCTGCTTTACAACAGGCGGCAGCAAATGCAGTCATGAACATCACAATGGCTGGCGAGTATAACGGGGAGCTGGTTAAAGGCTTGCTGAATAAAACAATCGCGGTGATCACCGGTGGTGATAGCGGTTATCAAAAAGAAGGAATGCGCAAATATATTGCTGAAATGAAAGCAGGAGCGGGTTTCGTATCGATGTTTAATGGAACGGATCTGACGGGATGGAAAGGTCTTGTTGCGGACCCAATTAAACGCTCAAAAATGGATGCCAAAACATTGGAGGCTGAACAGAAAAAGGCAGATGCAAAAGCTTTAGACAGCTGGAAGGTGGCAAACGGAGAATTACAGTTTGCAAGTCATGGCGACAACCTGGTTACGGCCAAAAAATATGGCGATTTTGAAATGCTGGTAGACTGGAAAATCATCGATGATAAAAAAGGAGAAGGGGATGCAGGGATCTATCTTCGTGGTACACCACAGGTTCAGATCTGGGACAATGCACGTATAAAAGTAGGTGCCCAGGTAGGTTCAGGCGGTTTGTATAACAATCAGGTGAACGAAAGCAAACCACTGACGGTTGCTGACAATAAACTGGATGAATGGAATACCTTCCGTATTTTGATGAAAGGCGACCGCGTGACGGTTTATTTAAACGGTGTGCTGGTAACAGACAATGTGATCCTTGAAAATTATTGGGATAAGAACATGGCGATCTTTGCAGAAGAGCAGATTGAGCTGCAGGCGCATGGTTCTCCGGTAGCTTATCGCGATCTGTATATCAGGGAACTTCCACGTGTGAAACCTTTTGAATTGACTGCACAGGAGAAAAAAGAAGGTTATAAAGTGCTTTTTGATGGAACCAATATGCACAACTGGATGGGTAATACCACTGATTATGTGATCGAAGATGGAAACATTGCCATTCGTCCGAAACCAGGAAAAGGTTCTGGTGGTAACTTATTTACCAAAGAAGAGTTTAGCGATTTCGTGTACCGTTTTGAGTTTCAACTGACACCGGGTGCGAACAATGGTTTAGGGATCAGGGCTCCTTTAGAAGGAGATGCTGCTTATCAGGGGATGGAATTACAGATCCTGGATAGTGAAGCACCGATCTATAAAGACCTGCATATTTACCAATACCACGGTTCTATCTATGGTACCATCCCTGCAAAAAGAGGATTTTTAAAACCTGTAGGAGAATGGAATTATGAAGAGGTAATTGTCAAAGGTCCTAAAATTAAAGTGATCCTGAATGGAACAGTGATTCTTGATGCCGACATTACTGAGGCCAGAAAAAATGGTGCAGCCGATGGTCAGCCTCATCCTGGATTAATGCGTAACAGTGGCCATATTGGCTTCCTGGGTCATGGTTCCCCGGTACAGTTCAGGAACATCAGAATCAAAGACCTGAGCAAAAGAAAATAA